In the Geobacter sp. FeAm09 genome, one interval contains:
- a CDS encoding diguanylate cyclase yields MSNSVLIIDDSDTVRERIIHTLESYELFSRYHEADDGLEGFKKLLSSPVDVILCDLEMPRIDGFKFLNMIKARPDLQDVPVIILTGMNDRELKLKGLEQGASDYITKPFDPEELVARVKVHLKIKHLQDDLKRTNELLLELSNTDHLTGLFNRRYLMEALEKEFQRSLRKGGNLSLIILDIDHFKKVNDTYGHLQGDIVLNKVALQLQKELRSYDIAARYGGEEFVALLPDAMLKEALFVAERVRQAVQGTKFNGALASLAITVSMGIATLPTPEGATVDNFIKMADDALYRAKANGRNRVEYLTNTP; encoded by the coding sequence ATGTCCAACAGCGTTCTGATCATAGACGATTCGGATACCGTTCGCGAACGGATCATCCATACGCTGGAGTCGTATGAGCTGTTCTCCCGCTACCACGAGGCGGACGATGGCCTGGAGGGCTTCAAGAAGCTGCTCTCCTCCCCCGTGGACGTCATTCTCTGCGATCTGGAAATGCCCCGCATCGACGGCTTCAAATTCCTGAATATGATCAAGGCGCGCCCCGACCTGCAGGACGTGCCGGTCATCATCCTGACCGGAATGAACGATCGGGAGTTGAAGCTCAAGGGGCTCGAACAGGGCGCCAGCGATTACATCACCAAGCCCTTCGATCCCGAGGAACTGGTGGCGCGGGTCAAGGTGCACCTCAAGATCAAACACCTCCAGGACGACCTGAAGCGCACCAACGAGCTCCTTCTGGAGCTGTCCAATACCGACCACCTGACCGGCCTCTTCAACCGTCGCTACCTGATGGAGGCGCTGGAGAAAGAGTTCCAGCGCAGCCTCCGCAAGGGGGGCAACCTCTCCCTGATCATCCTCGACATCGACCACTTCAAAAAGGTCAACGACACCTACGGCCACCTGCAGGGCGACATCGTGCTGAACAAGGTGGCGCTCCAACTCCAGAAGGAACTCCGCAGTTACGACATCGCCGCCCGCTACGGCGGCGAGGAGTTCGTCGCCCTCCTGCCGGACGCCATGCTCAAGGAGGCGCTGTTCGTTGCCGAGCGGGTCCGCCAGGCGGTCCAGGGGACCAAATTCAACGGGGCGCTCGCTTCCCTGGCGATCACCGTCAGCATGGGGATCGCCACGCTGCCGACACCCGAAGGCGCAACGGTTGACAACTTCATCAAGATGGCCGACGACGCCCTCTACCGGGCCAAGGCCAACGGCAGGAACCGGGTGGAATACCTTACCAACACCCCCTGA
- a CDS encoding CoA pyrophosphatase, protein MEAGPVPAAVLLPLFLRNGDYHLLFTKRTDHLLHHSGEISFPGGALNPEEEPEQGALRETWEEVGIHPSHVEILGTLDDFYSIHHYLVTPLVGVIPGDYPYAVNRDEIERIIEAPITHFLDPAVLRMEPRQWQGKSLMVRHYDFRGDDIWGLTAAILAQFLEIVFDGKLE, encoded by the coding sequence ATGGAGGCGGGGCCGGTACCGGCCGCCGTGCTGCTGCCGCTTTTCCTGCGCAACGGCGACTACCACCTGCTCTTCACCAAACGGACCGACCACCTGCTGCACCACAGCGGGGAGATCTCCTTTCCCGGCGGCGCCCTCAACCCGGAGGAAGAGCCGGAGCAGGGGGCCCTGCGCGAGACCTGGGAGGAGGTCGGCATCCATCCCTCCCACGTGGAGATCCTGGGAACCCTGGACGATTTCTACTCCATCCACCATTATCTGGTGACCCCTCTCGTGGGGGTCATCCCGGGAGACTATCCCTACGCCGTCAACCGGGACGAGATCGAGCGCATCATCGAAGCGCCGATCACCCATTTCCTCGACCCCGCGGTCCTGCGCATGGAGCCGCGCCAGTGGCAGGGAAAGTCCCTCATGGTGCGCCACTACGATTTTCGCGGGGACGACATCTGGGGCCTGACCGCAGCCATTCTGGCCCAGTTTTTAGAAATTGTGTTTGATGGTAAATTGGAGTAA
- the rpe gene encoding ribulose-phosphate 3-epimerase, with protein sequence MKKIAPSILSADFSRLGDEIRAVEAAGADYIHIDVMDGHFVPNITIGPLIVEAARRVTSLPLDVHLMIENPDRYIPDFAAAGADIIVVHAEAVHHLHRTVQLIRSLGKRAGVSLNPATPLNALEYVLADLDLVLLMTVNPGFGGQSFIEACLPKIQALRAMLDRRGGEAELEVDGGVKTANIARIAHAGADVFVAGSAVFGSPDYAATIAEMKRLTRETML encoded by the coding sequence ATGAAAAAAATCGCCCCCTCCATCCTCTCGGCCGACTTTTCCCGCCTCGGCGACGAGATCCGCGCCGTGGAGGCCGCCGGCGCCGATTACATCCACATCGACGTCATGGACGGCCACTTTGTCCCCAACATCACCATCGGCCCGCTGATCGTGGAGGCGGCTCGCCGGGTGACCAGCCTGCCGCTGGACGTGCACCTGATGATCGAAAACCCCGACCGCTACATTCCGGACTTTGCCGCCGCCGGGGCCGACATCATCGTGGTGCATGCCGAGGCGGTCCACCACCTGCACCGCACCGTGCAGCTGATCCGCTCCCTGGGCAAGAGGGCCGGCGTATCCCTCAACCCGGCGACCCCCCTCAACGCCCTGGAGTACGTGCTCGCCGATCTGGACCTGGTGCTGCTGATGACCGTGAACCCCGGCTTCGGCGGCCAGAGCTTCATCGAGGCGTGCCTGCCCAAGATCCAGGCCCTGCGCGCCATGCTCGACCGGCGCGGCGGCGAGGCGGAACTGGAGGTGGACGGCGGCGTCAAGACCGCCAATATCGCCCGCATCGCCCATGCCGGCGCGGATGTCTTCGTGGCCGGCAGCGCCGTCTTCGGCAGCCCGGACTACGCCGCCACCATCGCCGAAATGAAGCGCCTGACCAGGGAGACGATGCTCTGA
- the rsmB gene encoding 16S rRNA (cytosine(967)-C(5))-methyltransferase RsmB, with product MSGQAPITANPRLAACRVLLRIAKEGGFADRLIDHELEKGHLIGPDRGLFPELVFGVLRRRGSLDHILAQLLDKPLDTLQPPALTILRLGLYQLAYLDRIPESAAVNESVNLAKEMVPRAGGLVNAVLRTYLRRRDGLTFPDPVANPAAAIAARHSQPEWLVAQWLDQLDRPEAETLAEASSRQPPLTLRANTLRTTRDELLGLFTENDVSAAPCCHSPHGILVEGRHQIPTLPGYREGLFCVQDEASQMVALFLDPQPGERVLDCCAAPGGKATHLAQLMANRGELLATDISRTKLPVIREAALRLGIACLTVATADLHRPETLPAGAFDRVLLDAPCSGLGVIRRNPEAKWRLTPNDILRLAAAQKVMCANAAALVKSGGILVYSTCSTSREENEQVVQDFLSRHPDYVLENLNELFPNNRELFTAEGMFRAWPHRHGMDGFFAARLRRL from the coding sequence TTGAGCGGCCAGGCCCCCATCACCGCCAACCCCCGCCTGGCCGCCTGCCGGGTCCTGCTCCGCATCGCCAAGGAGGGAGGCTTCGCCGACCGGCTCATCGACCACGAACTTGAGAAGGGACACCTGATCGGACCGGACCGGGGGTTGTTCCCGGAGCTGGTCTTCGGCGTGCTCCGCCGCCGGGGCAGCCTCGACCACATCCTGGCGCAACTCCTGGACAAACCGCTCGATACGCTCCAGCCCCCGGCCCTGACGATCCTGCGCCTGGGACTGTACCAACTGGCCTATCTGGACCGGATTCCCGAATCCGCCGCCGTCAACGAATCGGTCAACCTGGCCAAGGAGATGGTGCCCCGCGCCGGCGGCCTGGTCAACGCCGTGCTGCGCACTTACCTGCGCCGCAGGGACGGCCTCACCTTTCCCGATCCCGTCGCCAATCCGGCCGCCGCCATTGCCGCCCGCCACTCCCAGCCGGAATGGCTCGTGGCCCAGTGGCTCGACCAGCTCGATCGCCCGGAAGCGGAGACCCTGGCCGAGGCGTCGTCACGACAACCGCCCCTCACCCTGCGCGCCAACACCCTGCGGACGACGCGGGACGAACTGCTGGGCCTTTTCACCGAGAACGACGTGTCCGCGGCCCCCTGTTGCCACTCCCCCCACGGCATCCTGGTAGAGGGGCGGCACCAGATCCCCACTCTGCCCGGCTACCGGGAGGGTCTGTTCTGCGTGCAGGACGAGGCATCCCAGATGGTCGCCCTGTTCCTGGACCCGCAGCCGGGGGAACGGGTGCTGGACTGCTGCGCCGCGCCGGGGGGCAAGGCGACCCACCTGGCGCAGTTGATGGCGAACCGCGGCGAACTGCTGGCCACGGACATCTCCCGCACCAAGCTGCCGGTGATCCGGGAGGCGGCCCTGCGGCTCGGCATCGCCTGCCTCACCGTCGCCACCGCCGACCTGCACCGCCCCGAGACGCTTCCGGCAGGGGCCTTCGACCGGGTTCTCCTGGACGCCCCCTGTTCCGGCCTGGGGGTCATCCGCCGCAACCCGGAGGCAAAGTGGCGGCTCACGCCGAACGATATCCTGCGCCTGGCCGCCGCCCAGAAGGTCATGTGCGCCAACGCCGCAGCCCTGGTGAAAAGCGGCGGCATTCTCGTCTATTCCACCTGTTCCACCTCCCGGGAGGAGAACGAACAGGTGGTGCAGGATTTTCTTTCGCGCCACCCCGATTATGTGCTAGAAAACCTGAATGAACTCTTCCCGAACAACCGGGAACTTTTCACGGCCGAGGGGATGTTCCGGGCCTGGCCCCACCGCCACGGCATGGACGGCTTCTTCGCGGCGCGGCTGAGAAGGCTGTAG
- the htpX gene encoding zinc metalloprotease HtpX, with translation MNMLKTTLLMGLLTVLLVTIGAALGGKGGMTMAFLLAAGMNFFSYWFSDKVVLSMYGARQIEEADDPRFYGIVRRLAQRAGLPMPKVYLIDSDTPNAFATGRNPEHAAVAATTGIMRILGDDELAGVMAHELAHVKNRDILISTIAATFAGAITYLAHMAQWAAIFGGSRRDDDEGGGVFGMILMAILAPIAAMLVQMAISRSREFGADAGGASISGNPLSLANALQKLEMANQRLPMEANTATAHMFIVNPLTGGGLMTLFSTHPPILERVARLQDMSRTHSY, from the coding sequence ATGAATATGCTGAAGACAACACTGCTCATGGGACTCCTGACCGTCCTTCTGGTGACCATCGGGGCCGCCCTTGGCGGCAAGGGGGGCATGACCATGGCCTTTCTGCTGGCCGCGGGGATGAACTTCTTCTCCTACTGGTTCTCGGACAAGGTGGTCCTCTCCATGTACGGCGCCCGCCAGATCGAGGAGGCGGACGACCCGCGCTTTTACGGGATCGTGCGCCGCCTGGCCCAACGGGCCGGCCTCCCCATGCCCAAGGTGTACCTGATCGACTCCGACACCCCCAACGCCTTTGCCACCGGCCGCAACCCGGAGCATGCCGCCGTGGCGGCCACCACCGGCATCATGCGCATCCTGGGCGATGACGAACTGGCGGGGGTCATGGCCCATGAACTGGCCCACGTCAAGAACCGGGACATCCTCATCTCCACCATCGCCGCCACCTTTGCCGGGGCGATCACCTACCTGGCCCACATGGCCCAATGGGCCGCCATCTTCGGCGGCAGCCGGCGCGACGACGACGAGGGGGGCGGCGTCTTCGGCATGATCCTCATGGCCATCCTGGCCCCCATCGCCGCCATGCTGGTGCAGATGGCCATCTCCCGTTCGCGGGAATTCGGCGCCGATGCCGGCGGGGCCAGCATCTCCGGCAATCCGCTCTCCCTGGCCAACGCCCTGCAGAAACTGGAGATGGCCAACCAGCGCCTCCCCATGGAGGCAAATACGGCCACGGCCCATATGTTCATCGTCAATCCCCTGACCGGCGGCGGCCTGATGACCCTCTTCTCCACCCACCCTCCCATCCTCGAGCGGGTGGCGCGTCTGCAGGACATGTCGCGGACGCACAGCTATTGA
- the ndk gene encoding nucleoside-diphosphate kinase — translation MERTFAIIKPDAVERKLAGKILDRIEANGFAIRGMKKIKLTREQAEGFYYVHKERPFFNDLCAFMSRSPVIVLCLEKENAIADWRTLMGATNPANAEAGTIRKDFAINIEENSAHGSDAPETAAFEIPYFFNAFELV, via the coding sequence ATGGAACGTACATTCGCCATCATCAAGCCGGACGCCGTCGAGCGCAAGCTGGCCGGAAAGATTCTGGACAGGATCGAGGCCAACGGCTTCGCCATTCGCGGCATGAAGAAGATCAAGCTGACCAGGGAGCAGGCCGAAGGTTTCTACTACGTGCACAAGGAGCGCCCCTTCTTCAACGATCTGTGCGCCTTCATGTCCCGCAGCCCGGTGATCGTGCTCTGCCTGGAGAAGGAAAACGCCATCGCCGACTGGCGCACCCTGATGGGCGCCACCAACCCGGCCAATGCCGAGGCGGGCACCATCCGCAAGGATTTCGCCATCAACATCGAGGAAAACTCGGCCCACGGTTCCGATGCTCCCGAAACGGCCGCTTTCGAGATCCCCTACTTCTTCAACGCCTTCGAACTGGTGTAG
- the miaA gene encoding tRNA (adenosine(37)-N6)-dimethylallyltransferase MiaA, with amino-acid sequence MRDRSATPHERALEDGGETAVFEQPAFNLLTVLGPTASGKTRLAVALAGELNGEIISADSRQVFRGMDIGSGKDLHEYGTIPFHLIDILDAGGEFSVFAFQRLFIEAFESITARGRLPLLCGGTGMYLDAALRGYRLAEVPEDPALRAELAPQSDAELAAMLRELRPEQHNGTDLADRRRTIRAIEIARHERSRTTAAEPLPAIRPLVIGIRWERTELRRRITERLRQRLGSGMIEEVRGLHDRGIAWERLDYYGLEYRYAGMLVRGELTRNDMFQKLNSAIHDFAKRQETWFRRMEKNGVAIHWVDGAGDPLAEARRIIRTGP; translated from the coding sequence GTGAGGGACCGCAGCGCTACGCCGCACGAGAGGGCGCTCGAGGATGGCGGCGAGACGGCTGTTTTTGAACAACCTGCCTTTAACCTCCTTACCGTACTTGGCCCGACCGCCTCCGGCAAGACCCGCCTGGCCGTGGCCCTGGCGGGGGAACTGAACGGCGAGATCATCTCGGCCGATTCGCGTCAGGTATTCCGGGGCATGGACATCGGCTCCGGCAAGGACCTGCACGAGTACGGCACGATCCCCTTTCACCTGATCGACATCCTGGACGCCGGCGGGGAATTCAGCGTCTTCGCCTTCCAGCGCCTGTTCATCGAGGCGTTCGAGTCGATCACCGCCCGCGGCCGCCTGCCGCTTCTGTGCGGCGGCACCGGCATGTACCTGGACGCGGCCCTGCGCGGCTACCGGCTGGCGGAAGTGCCCGAGGACCCGGCCCTGCGGGCGGAGCTGGCCCCGCAGAGCGACGCCGAACTGGCGGCCATGCTGCGGGAATTGCGGCCGGAGCAGCACAACGGCACCGATCTGGCGGACCGGCGGCGCACCATTCGCGCCATCGAGATCGCCCGCCACGAACGGAGCCGGACAACGGCGGCGGAGCCGCTCCCCGCCATCCGCCCCCTGGTGATCGGCATCCGCTGGGAACGGACCGAACTGCGACGCAGGATTACGGAACGCCTGCGGCAGAGACTGGGCAGCGGCATGATCGAGGAGGTCCGGGGGCTCCACGACCGGGGGATCGCCTGGGAGCGCCTGGATTACTATGGCCTGGAGTACCGTTACGCGGGGATGCTGGTGCGGGGAGAACTGACGCGCAACGACATGTTCCAGAAACTGAACAGCGCCATCCACGACTTTGCCAAGCGCCAGGAGACCTGGTTCCGCAGGATGGAGAAAAACGGGGTGGCCATCCACTGGGTGGACGGGGCGGGGGATCCGCTGGCGGAGGCGCGGCGGATCATCAGGACCGGACCATGA
- the uvrC gene encoding excinuclease ABC subunit UvrC, with product MSLEDKIRQLPTSPGVYLMRDGKGAIIYIGKARNLRQRVRTYFGATGDGRYHVKFLVAKVADIEVMLTDTEKEALLLENTLIKQHHPRYNLDLKDDKTYFSLRLDPREEFPRFSIVRKVPRDGARYFGPYASASAAREVLRQITRMFPLRHYPLKACMARKRPCLYHQIGQCSAPCHGLISAADYAALAEGAALFLEGKSKQLVTEFRRRMAEAAEALRYEEAARWRNLLRSIEVTVEKQKVVMRGGGDSDVVGYFRDGTRLEVALLFIRGGVLSGSRLFSLTWELDDAEGVASFLHQFYGGETFIPEEILLPLEIEEAGALAELLGEARGKKVAIARPVRGLKRELVDLAGKNAAAALRERDEAAASAEAVLEELRQRLHLTRLPHRIECYDISTIQGRHSVGSGVAFTDARPDKARYRRYRIRDVQGQDDFAMLAEVFSRRFREEKVAEAGLPDLVVVDGGIGQLNAAQEIVAGLGLTGRFDLVSLAKSRTARDAAAATISKSDERVFLPGRKNPVVLRQNSAPLLLLAAIRDEAHRFAIGYHRTLRGKEGTASGIEQIPGIGAKRRTALLRHFGSLQRLKEASVEEIAAVAGMNPTIAATVFAGLHGEDPPND from the coding sequence ATGAGCCTTGAGGACAAAATACGGCAGCTGCCCACCTCTCCCGGCGTGTACCTGATGCGCGACGGGAAGGGCGCGATCATCTATATCGGCAAGGCCCGCAACCTGCGCCAGCGGGTGCGCACCTATTTCGGCGCGACCGGCGACGGCCGCTACCACGTCAAGTTCCTGGTGGCCAAGGTGGCCGACATCGAGGTGATGCTCACCGACACGGAAAAAGAGGCGCTGCTCCTGGAGAACACCCTCATCAAGCAGCACCATCCCCGTTACAACCTGGACCTGAAGGACGACAAGACCTATTTTTCCCTGCGCCTCGACCCGCGGGAGGAGTTTCCCCGCTTTTCCATCGTGCGCAAGGTGCCACGCGACGGCGCCCGTTACTTCGGCCCCTACGCATCGGCCTCGGCGGCGCGGGAGGTGCTCCGCCAGATCACCCGCATGTTCCCGTTGCGCCACTACCCGCTCAAGGCCTGCATGGCCCGCAAGCGCCCCTGCCTCTACCACCAGATCGGCCAATGCAGCGCTCCCTGCCACGGCCTGATCTCCGCGGCCGACTATGCCGCCCTGGCGGAGGGCGCCGCCCTGTTTCTGGAGGGGAAGAGCAAACAACTGGTGACGGAGTTCAGGCGGCGCATGGCCGAGGCGGCCGAGGCGCTGCGCTACGAGGAGGCGGCCCGCTGGCGCAACCTGCTCCGCTCCATCGAGGTCACGGTGGAAAAGCAGAAGGTGGTCATGCGGGGGGGCGGGGACAGCGACGTTGTGGGGTATTTCCGCGACGGGACGCGCCTGGAGGTGGCGCTCCTGTTCATCCGGGGCGGGGTGCTGAGCGGCAGCCGCCTGTTCAGCCTGACCTGGGAACTGGACGATGCCGAGGGGGTAGCCTCGTTCCTGCACCAGTTCTATGGCGGCGAAACCTTCATCCCCGAGGAGATTCTGCTCCCCCTGGAAATCGAGGAGGCCGGGGCGCTGGCCGAACTGCTGGGTGAGGCCAGGGGGAAAAAGGTCGCCATAGCCCGCCCCGTGCGCGGCCTCAAGCGGGAATTGGTGGACTTGGCCGGCAAAAACGCCGCGGCCGCCCTGCGCGAGCGGGACGAGGCCGCCGCGTCGGCGGAAGCGGTGCTGGAGGAGTTGCGGCAGCGGCTCCACCTGACGCGGCTCCCCCACCGGATCGAATGCTACGACATCTCCACCATCCAGGGGCGCCACTCCGTGGGGAGCGGCGTCGCCTTCACCGATGCCCGGCCGGACAAGGCCCGCTACCGCCGGTACCGCATCCGTGACGTGCAGGGGCAGGACGATTTCGCCATGCTGGCCGAGGTTTTTTCCCGCCGCTTCCGCGAAGAGAAGGTGGCGGAGGCAGGGCTCCCGGACCTGGTGGTGGTGGACGGCGGCATCGGCCAGTTGAACGCGGCCCAGGAGATCGTCGCCGGCCTGGGGCTGACCGGGCGCTTCGACCTGGTATCCCTGGCTAAGAGCCGTACGGCCCGGGATGCGGCAGCGGCCACCATCAGCAAGAGCGACGAGCGGGTCTTCCTGCCGGGACGCAAGAACCCGGTGGTGCTGCGCCAGAACTCGGCACCGCTGCTCCTCTTGGCGGCCATCCGCGACGAGGCCCACCGCTTTGCCATCGGCTATCACCGCACCCTGCGCGGCAAGGAGGGGACCGCCTCGGGCATCGAGCAGATCCCCGGCATCGGCGCCAAACGGCGCACCGCCCTGCTCAGACACTTCGGCAGCCTGCAACGGCTGAAGGAAGCAAGCGTGGAGGAGATCGCCGCGGTGGCGGGGATGAACCCAACCATCGCCGCCACGGTCTTCGCCGGGCTGCACGGGGAGGACCCGCCCAATGACTGA
- a CDS encoding ammonium transporter, which translates to METMSTVTGLKSSGDVLFLMLGAVMVFAMHAGFAFLEVGTVRKKNQVNAFVKILTDWSVSTIVYFVIGFPIAYGISFLKPAEELLGKTQGYDLVHYFFLLCFAACIPAIISGGIAERAKFWPQVTAGAVFAGLSYPLFESFIWGKNSSLLQGIFKGIGGAEFHDYAGSVVVHSIGGWIALPAVLVLGPRMGRYIQGKSHPLPISNIPFLALGSWILAVGWFGFNVMSAGNLEKISGLVAVNSLLAMVGGVLAALVAGKNDPGFVHNGALAGLIAVCAGSDIMHPLAAFVVGGVASVIFVYGFHYEQEVLKIDDVLGVWPLHGVIGSWGGIAAGIFGQKALGGMGGVTFVSQLAGSLSAIVFALASGFVVYGILGKTVGIRLDAEQEYAGADLSIHSIGAYPEEHVR; encoded by the coding sequence ATGGAGACCATGTCAACGGTGACTGGCTTGAAGAGTAGCGGCGATGTACTTTTTCTGATGTTGGGGGCGGTGATGGTCTTTGCCATGCATGCCGGGTTTGCCTTCCTCGAGGTGGGCACGGTGCGCAAAAAGAACCAGGTCAACGCCTTTGTCAAGATCCTCACCGACTGGTCGGTTTCCACGATCGTCTATTTCGTGATCGGCTTTCCGATCGCCTACGGCATCTCCTTTCTGAAGCCGGCTGAAGAGCTGCTGGGCAAGACCCAGGGGTACGACCTGGTGCATTACTTCTTCCTGCTCTGTTTCGCCGCCTGCATCCCGGCCATCATCTCCGGCGGCATTGCGGAGCGGGCCAAGTTCTGGCCCCAGGTGACCGCCGGCGCCGTCTTCGCCGGGCTTTCCTATCCCCTGTTCGAGTCGTTCATCTGGGGCAAAAACAGCTCCCTGCTGCAGGGGATCTTCAAGGGCATCGGCGGGGCCGAATTCCACGATTATGCCGGATCGGTGGTGGTGCACTCCATCGGCGGCTGGATCGCCCTGCCGGCCGTACTCGTCCTCGGCCCGCGCATGGGGCGCTACATCCAGGGCAAGTCCCATCCTCTGCCCATCAGCAACATTCCCTTTCTGGCGCTCGGCTCCTGGATACTGGCTGTCGGGTGGTTCGGCTTCAACGTCATGAGCGCCGGCAATCTGGAAAAGATCTCCGGCCTGGTGGCGGTCAATTCCCTGCTGGCCATGGTGGGAGGGGTGCTGGCGGCCCTGGTGGCGGGCAAGAACGACCCGGGCTTCGTCCATAACGGCGCCCTGGCCGGCCTGATCGCCGTCTGTGCCGGCAGCGACATCATGCACCCCCTGGCCGCCTTCGTGGTGGGGGGCGTCGCCTCGGTCATCTTTGTCTACGGTTTCCACTACGAGCAGGAAGTCCTGAAGATCGACGACGTTCTGGGGGTCTGGCCGCTGCACGGCGTGATCGGCTCGTGGGGCGGCATCGCCGCCGGCATCTTCGGGCAGAAGGCCCTGGGCGGCATGGGCGGGGTCACCTTCGTCTCCCAGCTTGCCGGCAGCCTTTCGGCCATCGTCTTCGCCCTGGCCAGCGGTTTTGTGGTCTACGGCATCCTCGGCAAGACTGTGGGTATCCGGCTTGACGCGGAGCAGGAATACGCCGGGGCCGACCTGTCCATCCACAGTATCGGCGCCTATCCGGAGGAGCATGTCCGGTGA